The uncultured Fibrobacter sp. nucleotide sequence TACGGGCTTGAGCGACACCGCAATTTCTTCAATCAGCTTTTCAAGGACTTCGGAATGCTTGACCGCCTTTGGGAGCGGAAGCTCGCGGCTGTTGTGCAGCAACTTATGCAAATCGTTCACGAAGCCTTCGCAACTCTTGGGCGAGACCGCCGTGAGGCCAATCGCCGTCACGCCGAGGATTTCTTCGAGCTTGTGCAGGTCCACATGAATGCCGCGACTCGCCGCGATGTCCATCATGTTCACCGCCAAGACCATCGGCACGCCCTTTTCCATCAGCTGGCTCGTGAGGAACAGGTTGCGTTCCAGGTTCGTCGCATCTAGAATGTTCACGACCAGGTCCGCTTCGCCCTTGAGCAGGTAATCGAGAGCAGCGCGTTCGTCTTCGGAGTTTGCAAACAGCGCGTAGATGCCCGGCAAGTCCACCACGCGAATCGTGTGGTTGTCGAGCTTGAACTGACCTTCTTTCTTTTCGACGGTCACGCCCGGCCAGTTGCCCACAATCTGGTTCGAGCCGGTCAGCGAGTTAAAGAGCGCAGTCTTTCCGCAGTTCGGGTTACCCGCAATCGCAATCGTAAAAATCTCTTTCTCGATAGGCATCAGACTCTCCTCAACTTAAGCACATTGGCTTCTTGTTTGCGGAGCGAAAGCCTATACGAAAGCACGCTGACCTCAACCGGGTCGCCGAGCGGGGCCACCTGCAAAACTTCAAGCACCACACCACGCACAAGCCCCATCGACAAAAGTTTGGACTTGTATTGAGAATCACCCGTGTTGTATCCAATAATTTCGGCCTTGTCGCCTTTCTTGAGTTCCGAAAACTTCGGTTCGTTATTCATACACCAACGATTTACTTTTTCGTAGATTTAGCGGCAGTCTTTGACTTTTTCGCCGATTCATTGGGCGTGTTCACAAATTCCTCGATTTTCTCGAGAGTCTCCGCCGAAAGAATGTGTTCCATGCAGCAGGCATCCTTGTCGGCAATCGCCTCGGACACGCCGAGCTTGATCAAGAAACTCTTCAGCAGAATGTGACGGTTCAGAATCTGAGACGCCACAAGCGCACCTTCCGAAGTGAGCTCAATGCCGCTATACGGTTCCTGCGTCACCAGGCCCAGCTTCTTGAGTTCAATCACCGCCTTCGCCACCGACGGCATCTTGACCTTGAGCGCCGCCGCAATGTCGCGGACACGGGCAATCCCGTTCGCAAGGCGCAGCATGTGCACCATTTCCAAGTAGTCTTCAAGGCTCTGACTTAACTTTACTTGTTCCATAGGACAGCTCCGATTAGACAAAAAACACACCTTATATATTAGTCATAGCTAAATTTAGAAAGCCTTGGCTAATTAGTAAAGGCTAAACTGCGAAAAATGGGGGCCCAAAGGGGCGTTCCCCGGCTCGTCAGCTCGTAGGGGCAACTATCTCAAACGCATTTGTCAATTCATCCCACCTCAAATCCGTCCAAAATCTTGTACAGCAACTTATACAGCGTTTTGGCTTCGGTTTCGGAGAGGTTGACGCAGCTGGCCATGGACTTGGGAACACTTGCGGCTTTGCGCTTGAGCACTTCGCCTTCGGGGGTAAGGCTTACGGAAAGGCAACGTTCGTCGGTTTCTTCACGGGTGCGCTGGATGTAGCCCTTGGCTTCGAGCTTTTTCAGGAGCGGGGTGAGCGTGCCCGAATCAAGGAACAGCTTTTTTCCGAGTTCAGAGACGTTGCACTTCTTCTCTTCCCAGAGCACGAGCATCACAATGTACTGCGTGTACGTGAGGTCGAGCGGTTCCAGGTACGGGGCGTAGCGGCGCGTAATTTCCTTGGACGCGGCATACAGCGGAAAGCACAGCTGGTTTTCGAGTTTTAGCTGGGGGCAATTCATGGGAACTCCTAGAGCAACTTTTCCACACAGGCACGCACATCGTCCATGTCGGCGGTAGGTTCAAATCGCGCGACTACGTTGCCTTCGCGATCGACCACGAACTTAGTGAAGTTCCACTTGATGTCGGGATTTTTCTTGTAATCCTTGTCGATACTCTTGAGCAGGAGCGCCATGGCGGCGGCCTTTACGCCAAAACCGAATCCTTCAAAACCCTTCTGCGATTTCAGATAGGTGTAGAGCGGGAGTTCATCGGGGCCGTTCACGTCGGACTTTTTCATTTGCGGGAATTCGGTGCCGTAGTTGAGCGTGCAGAATTCGTGGATCTCGTCGTCGGTGCCGGGGGTCTGCCCCTTGAACTGGTTGCAGGGAATATCGATGACTTCAAAGCCCCTGTCGTGAAAGTCGGAATACATCTGTTCGATGGGCTTGTAATGCGGGGTAAAGCCGCAACCGGTCGCCGTGTTCACGATAAGCATCACCTTGCCTTTGAAGTTTGCGAGCGGGACTTCGTTCCCTTTTCCGTCGGTGAGCGTGTAATCGTAGATGGTTGCCATAATGAGCCTCCGTTTTTTGTAGGTGTCGGCGCTTAGTCGCACCTTATTTAATTGTACACAATTCAATTTTATAAAATTAAATTAGAAAAAGCAATAGCAGAAAGCAAAAAATAAGCTTATGGTCGATTCTACAAGTCGAATTCGGTCAATTTATCGAATTTTTTAGCCGTACCAGTCGGTTCCGGAAGAATCTTTTTCAGGCAAGCAAAGAATTTCGTCTTGTTATTCTTTTCATAGTTATGCGCGAGGGTAAAAGCATTACCGGACGCATCTACACTGTCCGTAAGATCCTTGATGTACTTGGCATTTTCTTCTGAGCACAGGAACTTGGGAATTTCTTTGGTACGTTCGTCATAATAGGTACAAGTCGTACTATCCGATGTCACCTGCAGTTCAGCAAATAGGCTAGATTCATAGTCCCCGCCATCCAAATACTCCGCTCTAGTAATTTCTACAGAATACGTTTTTCCGCCAATTTTGAACGTTTCTCCGGTATCCGTAATCGAAAGGCTTTCTATACCAAGGGCTTCTAGCAGTTCATCAGTATACTCAGGAATCGCTCTTTGATCATCAGTTATATAAGGAGACACAATTTCACTTGCAGCATAGAATTCGACAACTTTCCCGGTATAAAGCGATTTATACAGATAGGTTCGAACACCATTTTTCCCGTACCGTAGATTAACACGCTTGAGTTCCAATACATCTGAAGAATCCAACACATTAGGCACACCACCAGGAGCCATAAACGAGAAGGTGTTCTTCGCAATTCTTATATCAATGCCTATCCGGCTATCTCCATCGCGACACACCGTCTCTTTTTCATATTCTCTGTATGTACAAGACGTAGGAGTCCACGTACCTTCAATTTTTCCAGCAGATCCTCCGACATACATGAGGCCCGAACTTTCAAAAGATTCGCCGGATCTCCCATAAAACAGAACCAAGGAATCTCCTACAAACAGGTATTTATAGGGATCCATCTTAAAAGATTCATCTACTATGCCCCACTGAAACTTTTCATTTTCAACAAGACACATCCAAGAAGGCATAACTTTTTCTTTGAAAGAAATCACCTGTTTTTTCTTGTCAACGGTATCGTCGAAAGACATTACCAGTTTGTCATCTTCAACTGTAATCGAATAGA carries:
- a CDS encoding metal-dependent transcriptional regulator; this translates as MEQVKLSQSLEDYLEMVHMLRLANGIARVRDIAAALKVKMPSVAKAVIELKKLGLVTQEPYSGIELTSEGALVASQILNRHILLKSFLIKLGVSEAIADKDACCMEHILSAETLEKIEEFVNTPNESAKKSKTAAKSTKK
- a CDS encoding glutathione peroxidase, which gives rise to MATIYDYTLTDGKGNEVPLANFKGKVMLIVNTATGCGFTPHYKPIEQMYSDFHDRGFEVIDIPCNQFKGQTPGTDDEIHEFCTLNYGTEFPQMKKSDVNGPDELPLYTYLKSQKGFEGFGFGVKAAAMALLLKSIDKDYKKNPDIKWNFTKFVVDREGNVVARFEPTADMDDVRACVEKLL
- a CDS encoding FeoA family protein, whose protein sequence is MNNEPKFSELKKGDKAEIIGYNTGDSQYKSKLLSMGLVRGVVLEVLQVAPLGDPVEVSVLSYRLSLRKQEANVLKLRRV
- a CDS encoding MarR family winged helix-turn-helix transcriptional regulator, which translates into the protein MNCPQLKLENQLCFPLYAASKEITRRYAPYLEPLDLTYTQYIVMLVLWEEKKCNVSELGKKLFLDSGTLTPLLKKLEAKGYIQRTREETDERCLSVSLTPEGEVLKRKAASVPKSMASCVNLSETEAKTLYKLLYKILDGFEVG